From Novosphingobium resinovorum, the proteins below share one genomic window:
- the lysA gene encoding diaminopimelate decarboxylase: protein MDHFAITDGAMNAEQVPLAEIAREVGTPVYVYSRATLSRHARVFREALSALPSIHIAFAVKSNPNLAVLRLLAKEGYGADVVSEGEMNRALAAGMKAGDVVFSGVGKTRAELIAAVRAGIGQFNLESEEEGVELSEIAAELGARATCTLRVNPDVDARTHAKISTGKAENKFGVAYDRAAGIYERLSALPGLEMRGLAVHIGSQISDLEPSRQAFIKMGALMETLRSQGLTVTHMDLGGGLGVPYKATDDLPTPADYGRMVAEVAGDWGVTLMFEPGRVITGNSGVLVTEVVRVKQGTTNPWIVVDAAMNDLARPAMYDAWHDFAAVHPSGETMTANIVGPICESSDTFAMAREIDVVKAGDLGVFRTAGAYGATMANTYNSRALVPEVMVDGDKWALVANRIEPATILAAEQVPAWLD, encoded by the coding sequence ATGGATCATTTTGCAATCACAGACGGCGCGATGAACGCCGAACAGGTGCCGCTGGCCGAAATCGCCCGCGAAGTCGGCACCCCCGTTTACGTCTATTCGCGCGCCACGCTCTCGCGGCACGCCAGGGTCTTCCGCGAAGCGCTCTCCGCGCTGCCCAGCATCCACATCGCCTTCGCGGTGAAGTCCAACCCGAACCTCGCCGTCCTGCGCCTGCTGGCCAAGGAAGGCTACGGCGCGGACGTCGTCTCCGAAGGCGAGATGAACCGCGCGCTGGCGGCGGGCATGAAGGCCGGGGACGTGGTGTTCTCCGGCGTCGGCAAGACGCGCGCCGAACTGATCGCCGCCGTGCGCGCCGGGATCGGCCAGTTCAATCTCGAGAGCGAGGAAGAGGGCGTCGAACTTTCCGAGATCGCTGCGGAACTGGGCGCCAGGGCCACCTGCACCCTGCGTGTAAATCCGGACGTTGACGCACGCACGCACGCCAAGATCTCGACCGGCAAGGCCGAGAACAAGTTCGGCGTCGCCTACGACCGCGCGGCAGGGATCTACGAACGCCTCTCGGCGCTGCCGGGGCTGGAGATGCGCGGCCTTGCCGTCCACATCGGCAGCCAGATCAGCGACCTCGAACCCTCGCGTCAGGCGTTCATCAAGATGGGTGCGCTGATGGAGACGCTGCGTTCGCAGGGCCTGACCGTCACCCACATGGATCTCGGCGGCGGTCTCGGCGTGCCTTACAAGGCGACCGACGACCTGCCGACGCCCGCAGACTATGGCCGCATGGTGGCCGAGGTCGCCGGCGACTGGGGCGTCACCCTGATGTTCGAGCCGGGCCGTGTCATCACCGGCAACTCGGGCGTGCTCGTGACCGAAGTGGTGCGCGTCAAGCAGGGCACGACGAATCCGTGGATCGTCGTCGATGCGGCGATGAACGACCTCGCCCGCCCGGCGATGTACGATGCCTGGCACGACTTCGCGGCCGTGCACCCCTCGGGCGAGACGATGACCGCGAACATCGTCGGCCCCATCTGCGAAAGCTCCGACACGTTCGCCATGGCGCGCGAAATCGACGTGGTGAAGGCGGGTGACCTCGGCGTGTTCCGCACCGCCGGTGCCTATGGCGCGACGATGGCGAACACCTACAACAGCCGCGCGCTGGTGCCCGAGGTTATGGTCGACGGCGACAAGTGGGCGCTTGTCGCCAACCGCATCGAACCTGCCACGATCCTCGCCGCCGAGCAGGTTCCGGCCTGGCTTGACTGA
- the nadB gene encoding L-aspartate oxidase: protein METPSSAAGAFDVLVIGSGAAGLTAALAVADKVKVAVLAKGTLTGGSTAWAQGGIAAVLDAGDTFEEHVRDTMVAGAGLNRRETVEFVIERAPHAIERLVELGVPFNTDGEALHLTREGGHSHRRIVHVADATGWAVQQALLQAAEAHPNITLLPGYSCIDLITGRHEQRYSGSGRVWGVYALNEASGRVEAFTARATVLATGGAGRVYQFSTAPRGATGDGIAMAWRAGARVSNMEMMQFHPTCLYNLEVKNFLITEAVRGEGGHLINPRTGKRFMTFYDPERLELAPRDVVARAIDSEIKRFGLDYVHLDISHQPEDFVKAHFPNIYEKLMGLGIDMTKEPIPVVPAQHYTCGGILVDLDGRTDLPGLYAAGECTESGLHGANRLASNSLLECFVFGEAAAADILAKWDSFEAPPQVRAWDESRVTDSDEEVVIKQNWTEIRRFMWNYVGIVRTTKRLERAMHRIQMLNGETEEYYRHFRVSTDLIELRNLLQSAELIVESALKRHESRGLHYTLDYPAADAQPLDTVLVP, encoded by the coding sequence ATGGAAACGCCATCCAGCGCCGCCGGCGCATTCGACGTCCTTGTGATCGGTTCCGGTGCGGCCGGACTTACGGCTGCGTTAGCGGTAGCCGACAAGGTCAAGGTCGCGGTATTGGCCAAGGGCACGCTGACCGGCGGTTCGACGGCCTGGGCGCAGGGCGGCATCGCCGCCGTGCTCGATGCCGGCGATACTTTCGAGGAGCATGTCCGCGACACCATGGTCGCAGGCGCTGGCCTCAACCGGCGCGAGACGGTGGAGTTCGTCATTGAGCGGGCACCCCATGCGATCGAGCGGCTGGTCGAACTGGGCGTGCCGTTCAACACGGACGGGGAGGCGCTTCACCTCACGCGTGAGGGCGGCCATTCGCACCGCCGCATCGTCCACGTTGCCGACGCCACCGGTTGGGCGGTGCAGCAGGCGCTGCTGCAGGCCGCCGAGGCGCACCCCAACATCACCCTGCTCCCCGGCTATTCGTGCATCGACCTGATCACCGGGCGCCACGAGCAGCGCTATTCCGGTTCGGGCCGCGTCTGGGGCGTCTATGCGCTGAACGAGGCGAGCGGCCGGGTCGAGGCCTTCACCGCCCGTGCCACGGTTCTGGCGACGGGCGGCGCGGGCCGTGTCTACCAGTTCAGCACCGCCCCGCGAGGCGCCACCGGAGACGGCATCGCCATGGCCTGGCGCGCGGGCGCGCGCGTCTCCAACATGGAGATGATGCAGTTCCACCCGACCTGCCTCTACAATCTTGAGGTCAAGAACTTCCTCATCACCGAGGCGGTGCGCGGCGAGGGCGGGCACCTGATCAATCCGCGCACCGGCAAGCGCTTCATGACCTTCTACGATCCTGAACGGCTGGAACTGGCCCCGCGCGACGTCGTGGCGCGCGCCATCGACTCCGAGATCAAGCGCTTCGGCCTGGATTACGTCCACCTCGACATCAGCCACCAGCCCGAAGACTTCGTGAAGGCGCACTTCCCGAACATCTACGAGAAGCTGATGGGCCTCGGCATCGACATGACGAAGGAGCCGATCCCGGTCGTGCCCGCACAGCACTATACCTGCGGCGGCATCCTCGTGGACCTCGACGGCCGCACTGACCTGCCGGGGCTCTATGCGGCCGGCGAGTGCACCGAGAGCGGGCTGCATGGAGCGAACCGGCTTGCGTCCAACTCGCTGCTCGAATGCTTCGTCTTCGGCGAGGCGGCGGCTGCCGACATCCTCGCGAAGTGGGACAGCTTCGAGGCGCCGCCGCAAGTGCGCGCCTGGGACGAAAGCCGCGTGACCGATTCCGACGAGGAAGTCGTCATCAAGCAGAACTGGACCGAGATCCGCCGCTTCATGTGGAACTACGTCGGCATCGTGCGCACCACCAAGCGGCTGGAGCGCGCCATGCACCGCATCCAGATGCTCAATGGCGAGACCGAGGAATACTACCGCCACTTCCGCGTCTCGACCGACCTGATCGAATTGCGCAACCTGCTGCAGAGTGCGGAACTGATCGTCGAATCCGCTCTCAAGCGACACGAGAGCCGGGGGCTGCACTACACGCTGGATTATCCGGCGGCGGATGCGCAGCCGCTGGATACCGTGCTGGTTCCGTAA
- the argH gene encoding argininosuccinate lyase, translating into MWGGRFAQGPSAIMREINASIPFDKALWRQDIAASKAHVAMLGACGIVSDADAVTIRDGLDAVAAEYEAHGVPEDWDLEDIHMTTESRLAQLIGPAAGRLHTARSRNDQVATDFRLWVRDAMDQADAGLQALQVALVTRAGEHADSIMPGFTHLQTAQPVTLGHHLMAYYEMIGRDRSRFADARKRMNRSPLGAAALAGTGFPIDRTMTAQALGFDAPTDNSLDSVSDRDFALDYLMAASQCSLHLSRLAEEFIIWASQPFGFVALPDALSTGSSIMPQKKNPDAAELVRGHSGRISGCLMSLMMTMKGLPLAYSKDMQDDKPPVFEAAGLLALSIAAMTGMVADTRFKTDRMRAAAELGFATATDLADWLVRQADIPFREAHHITGAAVKLAEQRGVPLDQLPLEDLKAIDSRIDERVFNALSVEASVAARNSHGGTAPEQVRLRVADARDALGLE; encoded by the coding sequence ATGTGGGGCGGACGGTTCGCACAAGGACCGTCGGCAATCATGCGCGAGATAAACGCCTCGATTCCCTTCGACAAGGCATTGTGGCGTCAGGACATCGCCGCCAGCAAGGCCCACGTCGCGATGCTGGGCGCCTGCGGCATCGTTTCGGACGCCGACGCGGTGACCATCCGCGACGGCCTCGACGCCGTCGCCGCCGAGTACGAAGCCCATGGCGTGCCCGAGGACTGGGACCTCGAGGACATCCACATGACCACCGAGTCGCGCCTCGCGCAGCTCATCGGTCCGGCGGCCGGGCGCCTCCACACCGCGCGCTCGCGCAACGACCAGGTCGCCACCGACTTCCGCCTCTGGGTGCGCGATGCGATGGACCAGGCCGATGCGGGGCTGCAGGCGCTGCAGGTCGCGCTGGTGACCCGTGCCGGTGAACATGCCGACAGCATCATGCCCGGCTTCACCCACCTGCAGACCGCGCAGCCGGTGACGCTGGGCCACCACCTGATGGCCTATTACGAGATGATCGGTCGCGACCGTTCGCGCTTCGCCGATGCGAGGAAGCGCATGAACCGCAGCCCGCTGGGCGCCGCCGCGCTGGCCGGAACCGGCTTCCCGATCGACCGCACGATGACCGCGCAGGCGCTGGGCTTCGACGCGCCGACCGACAACAGCCTCGATTCGGTGTCCGACCGCGACTTCGCGCTCGATTACCTGATGGCGGCCAGCCAGTGCTCGCTGCACCTCTCGCGTCTGGCCGAGGAGTTCATCATCTGGGCCAGCCAGCCCTTCGGCTTCGTGGCGCTGCCCGATGCGCTGTCCACCGGCAGCTCGATCATGCCGCAGAAAAAGAACCCGGACGCGGCCGAACTGGTGCGCGGCCACTCGGGCCGGATCTCCGGCTGCCTGATGTCGCTGATGATGACGATGAAGGGCCTGCCGCTTGCCTATTCGAAGGACATGCAGGACGACAAGCCGCCGGTGTTCGAGGCGGCGGGCCTGCTGGCGCTGTCGATCGCGGCGATGACCGGCATGGTCGCCGACACCCGCTTCAAGACCGACCGCATGCGCGCCGCCGCCGAACTCGGCTTCGCCACCGCCACCGATCTGGCCGACTGGCTGGTGCGCCAGGCCGACATTCCCTTCCGCGAGGCGCACCACATCACCGGCGCCGCGGTCAAGCTGGCCGAGCAGCGCGGCGTGCCGCTCGATCAATTGCCGCTGGAGGACCTCAAGGCCATCGACAGCCGCATCGACGAGCGCGTATTCAACGCGCTCTCGGTCGAGGCTTCGGTCGCCGCGCGCAACTCGCACGGCGGCACCGCGCCCGAGCAGGTGCGCCTGCGCGTGGCGGATGCCCGCGACGCCCTGGGTCTGGAGTGA
- a CDS encoding TlpA family protein disulfide reductase: MLSSRSLKSLVLCSLAGASALVIAGCDSKGNKDAQPAPSEEASQAGAAKPAEAGGKVDRSHKGEPMPTVSLVDNTGESLDLSSFKGKPLLVNLWATWCAPCIAEMPTLNKLIDREGELGVTILPISQDMGQTDKVVEILRRRELEQIQPWVDEQGDLGFQYGGNLPVTIMFDRQGKEVWRYTGGNDWTSPEALKLIAEAK; encoded by the coding sequence TTGCTGTCTTCCCGTTCGCTCAAGTCGCTCGTCCTGTGTTCGCTGGCCGGGGCCTCGGCCCTCGTGATTGCGGGCTGCGATAGTAAAGGGAACAAGGACGCGCAACCGGCGCCTTCCGAAGAAGCATCGCAAGCCGGCGCGGCAAAGCCCGCCGAGGCCGGCGGCAAGGTCGATCGCTCGCACAAGGGCGAGCCGATGCCGACCGTCAGCCTAGTCGACAACACCGGGGAAAGCCTCGACCTCTCCTCGTTCAAGGGCAAGCCGCTGCTGGTCAACCTGTGGGCCACGTGGTGCGCACCGTGCATCGCGGAAATGCCCACGCTCAACAAGCTGATCGACCGCGAGGGCGAACTGGGCGTGACGATCCTGCCGATCTCGCAGGACATGGGCCAGACCGACAAGGTCGTCGAAATCCTGCGCCGCCGCGAACTGGAGCAGATCCAGCCCTGGGTGGACGAGCAGGGCGACCTCGGCTTCCAGTACGGGGGCAACCTGCCGGTCACCATCATGTTCGACAGGCAAGGCAAGGAAGTGTGGCGCTATACCGGCGGCAACGACTGGACCTCGCCCGAGGCGCTCAAGCTGATCGCCGAGGCCAAGTAA
- the ruvX gene encoding Holliday junction resolvase RuvX yields MAGEAAKVTPTTSALEFREALPNKGTLLGLDLGTQTIGTAFCDAGWRIASPGKTIKRGKFGADKALMENLIRERSVKGIVIGLPLNMDGSEGPRAQSSRAYARNLSVLGLPILLWDERWSTSSAERGLIEQDMSRAKRATRIDSAAAAVILQGAVDALAGGLF; encoded by the coding sequence GTGGCTGGCGAAGCAGCAAAAGTGACCCCGACCACCAGCGCGCTGGAGTTCCGCGAGGCCCTGCCGAACAAGGGCACGCTGCTCGGCCTCGACCTCGGCACCCAGACCATCGGCACCGCGTTCTGCGATGCCGGCTGGCGCATCGCCTCGCCCGGCAAGACGATCAAGCGCGGCAAGTTCGGCGCCGACAAGGCGCTGATGGAAAACCTGATCCGCGAACGCTCGGTCAAGGGCATCGTCATCGGGCTGCCGCTCAACATGGACGGCTCCGAAGGCCCGCGCGCACAGTCGAGCCGCGCCTATGCCCGCAACCTGTCGGTACTGGGCCTGCCGATCCTGCTATGGGACGAACGCTGGTCCACCTCCAGCGCCGAGCGCGGCCTCATCGAACAGGACATGAGCCGCGCCAAGCGCGCCACGCGTATCGATTCGGCAGCGGCGGCGGTGATCCTGCAAGGCGCCGTCGATGCGCTGGCCGGGGGGCTGTTCTAG
- a CDS encoding ABC transporter ATP-binding protein — protein sequence MSTSTPAIAIRDLVKRYAPAGGGEGKLALKGVSFDVPEGGIFGLLGPNGAGKSTLINILAGMVMKTSGSVDIWGFDIDRDQRNAKRAIGIVPQEIVFDPFFTPFEVLEIQAGLYGITKALRRSEDLLRAVHLADKRDAYARTLSGGMKRRLLIAKALVHRPPVLVLDEPTAGVDVELRRQLWELVGELNKEGATIVLTTHYLEEAEELCDRIAIINHGELITNKPTRELVGMAREKIIVLTLDRDVTELPSHPGFIKCVKTGERVLEITYDKDRANAGEIMSALQAQGFAIVDVTTREADLEDVFVSLTSAVRSAA from the coding sequence ATGAGCACTTCCACGCCCGCAATCGCCATCCGTGACCTCGTCAAGCGCTATGCCCCGGCCGGAGGCGGCGAGGGCAAGCTGGCATTGAAGGGGGTCTCGTTCGATGTGCCGGAGGGCGGCATCTTCGGCCTCCTCGGCCCCAACGGTGCGGGCAAGTCGACGTTGATCAACATCCTGGCGGGCATGGTCATGAAGACCTCGGGCTCGGTGGACATCTGGGGCTTCGACATCGACCGCGACCAGCGCAACGCCAAGCGCGCGATTGGCATCGTCCCGCAGGAGATCGTCTTCGACCCGTTCTTCACGCCGTTCGAGGTGCTGGAGATCCAGGCCGGGCTCTATGGCATCACCAAAGCGCTGCGCCGCTCGGAAGACTTGCTGCGCGCGGTCCACCTTGCCGACAAGCGCGATGCCTATGCCCGCACGCTGTCGGGCGGCATGAAACGCCGCCTGCTGATCGCCAAGGCGCTGGTCCATCGCCCGCCCGTGCTGGTGCTCGACGAGCCGACGGCGGGCGTCGATGTCGAGCTGCGCCGCCAGCTCTGGGAACTGGTGGGCGAACTCAACAAGGAAGGCGCGACGATCGTGCTGACCACGCACTACCTCGAGGAAGCCGAGGAACTGTGCGACCGCATCGCGATCATCAACCACGGCGAACTGATCACCAACAAGCCGACCCGCGAACTGGTCGGCATGGCGCGTGAGAAGATCATCGTCCTGACGCTGGACCGCGACGTTACCGAACTGCCCAGCCACCCCGGCTTCATCAAGTGCGTGAAGACCGGCGAGCGGGTTCTGGAGATCACGTACGACAAGGATCGCGCCAATGCGGGCGAGATCATGTCGGCCTTGCAGGCGCAAGGTTTCGCGATCGTCGACGTGACGACTCGCGAAGCGGACCTCGAAGACGTGTTCGTCAGCCTGACCAGCGCGGTGCGTTCGGCAGCCTGA
- a CDS encoding precorrin-2 dehydrogenase/sirohydrochlorin ferrochelatase family protein — translation MIEALPLFHRIAGRPVVVLGQGEAATAKRRLVERAGAVVHTDISEGVAAGARLAFVVHEEEAQAEADVAAARRAGMLVNATDRPALCDFTVPSILDRSPVLIAVGTGGASAGLAKQLRLRLEALLPQSLGVLASALQAARGRLRERFPEAGDRRRALDAALTAGGMLDPLVASSAERVDGWLQDAIADEGELVEITLGSDDPDDLTLRQARLLGAADVVIHDPRVAPAILDRARADAQRHVLQDTAPRAGLTVVLTLG, via the coding sequence ATGATCGAAGCGCTTCCCCTTTTTCACCGCATTGCCGGGCGCCCGGTCGTCGTGTTGGGGCAGGGGGAGGCGGCCACAGCCAAGCGAAGGCTGGTCGAGCGAGCGGGGGCCGTGGTCCACACCGACATTTCCGAAGGCGTAGCGGCGGGCGCAAGGCTGGCTTTCGTCGTCCACGAGGAGGAGGCGCAGGCCGAGGCGGACGTCGCGGCGGCTCGCCGCGCGGGAATGCTGGTGAACGCCACCGACCGTCCGGCCTTGTGCGATTTCACGGTGCCTTCGATCCTCGACCGTTCGCCGGTGCTGATCGCGGTGGGGACCGGAGGCGCTTCGGCGGGTCTTGCCAAGCAGCTGCGGCTGCGGCTGGAAGCGCTGCTGCCGCAATCGCTGGGGGTGCTGGCGAGCGCCTTGCAGGCCGCGCGTGGCCGCTTACGCGAACGTTTCCCCGAAGCAGGCGACCGCCGCCGTGCGCTGGATGCGGCGCTGACGGCGGGCGGAATGCTCGATCCGCTTGTCGCGAGCAGCGCTGAGCGGGTCGATGGCTGGCTACAGGACGCCATCGCCGATGAGGGCGAGCTTGTGGAAATCACCCTTGGCAGCGATGATCCCGACGACCTGACGCTGCGCCAGGCCCGTCTGCTGGGCGCTGCCGATGTCGTCATCCACGATCCGCGCGTGGCGCCAGCCATCCTCGACCGCGCCCGCGCTGACGCACAGCGGCATGTGCTGCAAGACACCGCGCCGCGCGCGGGACTGACGGTGGTGCTGACGCTGGGTTGA
- a CDS encoding GlsB/YeaQ/YmgE family stress response membrane protein produces MFNIIGAIISGLVIGALARFFYPGAVPMGWIATILLGVGGSLLAGLVTSRGRGDFSRAGCLASVIGAIVLIFLGRVLHIG; encoded by the coding sequence ATGTTCAACATCATCGGCGCCATCATCAGCGGCCTCGTCATTGGCGCGCTGGCCCGGTTCTTCTATCCGGGTGCAGTGCCCATGGGTTGGATCGCGACGATCCTGCTGGGCGTCGGCGGCTCGCTGCTGGCGGGGCTGGTGACGAGCCGCGGGCGCGGCGATTTCAGCCGCGCCGGATGCCTGGCCTCGGTGATCGGCGCGATCGTGCTGATCTTCCTCGGGCGGGTGCTGCATATCGGGTAA
- a CDS encoding ribonucleoside-diphosphate reductase subunit alpha — protein sequence MESLLAGHVSEAAMKKEASAVAMDKTDTLAADLVVEAPKTKKKAVDSKTIHDRRFTIVTDASRDALLTDFGKETLDDRYLLPGEKYQDLFARVADAYADDQEHAQRLYDYISRLWFMPATPVLSNGGTGRGLPISCYLNSVEDSLEGIVATWNENVWLASRGGGIGTYWGNVRGIGEPVGLNGKTSGIIPFVRVMDSLTLAISQGSLRRGSAACYLDVSHPEIEEFLEIRKTSGDFNRKALNLHHGVLLTDEFMEAVRDGTDFALRSPKDGSVRGKVHARSLFQKLVEVRLATGEPYLVFSDTVNRMMPKHHRDLGLKVSTSNLCSEITLPTGRDHLGNDRTAVCCLSSLNIETWEEWKGDKRFIEDVLRFLDNVLQDYIDRAPDEMARARYSAERERSVGMGVMGFHSYLQKKGIGFESAMAKALNLQMFQHINAKANEASMMLAKERGPCLDAADQGVMERFSCKMAIAPTASISIICGGTSACIEPIPANIYTHKTLSGSFVVKNPYLQKLLASKSKDSNNVWNSILEQNGSVQHLDFLSADEKAVYKTSFEIDQRWLLEFAADRTPYIDQAQSLNLFIPADVDKWDLMMLHFQAWEKGIKSLYYLRSKSVQRAGFAGGVEADNTSELPKFELAASGGSTDYDECLACQ from the coding sequence ATGGAGTCGCTCCTTGCCGGGCATGTCTCCGAAGCGGCGATGAAAAAGGAAGCCTCGGCCGTGGCCATGGACAAGACCGATACTTTGGCCGCCGATCTGGTGGTCGAGGCGCCGAAGACGAAGAAGAAGGCCGTCGATTCCAAGACGATCCACGATCGCCGCTTCACCATCGTCACCGATGCGTCGCGCGATGCGCTCCTGACCGACTTCGGCAAGGAAACGCTCGACGACCGCTACCTGCTTCCCGGCGAGAAGTATCAGGACCTCTTCGCCCGCGTGGCCGATGCCTATGCGGACGACCAGGAGCACGCGCAGCGCCTGTACGACTACATCTCGCGCCTGTGGTTCATGCCTGCCACCCCGGTCCTGTCGAACGGCGGCACCGGGCGCGGGTTGCCGATCTCGTGCTACCTCAACTCGGTCGAGGACAGCCTCGAAGGCATCGTCGCCACCTGGAACGAGAACGTCTGGCTCGCCTCGCGCGGCGGCGGCATCGGCACTTACTGGGGCAACGTGCGCGGCATCGGCGAGCCGGTCGGCCTGAATGGCAAGACCAGCGGCATCATCCCCTTCGTGCGCGTGATGGATTCGCTGACCCTCGCGATTTCGCAGGGCTCGCTGCGCCGCGGCTCGGCCGCCTGCTACCTCGATGTCTCGCACCCCGAGATCGAGGAGTTCCTGGAGATCCGCAAGACCTCCGGCGACTTCAACCGCAAGGCGCTCAACCTGCACCACGGCGTGCTGCTGACCGACGAGTTCATGGAAGCCGTGCGCGACGGCACCGACTTCGCCCTGCGCAGCCCCAAGGACGGCTCGGTGCGCGGCAAGGTTCACGCCCGCTCGCTGTTCCAGAAGCTGGTCGAAGTGCGCCTCGCCACCGGTGAGCCCTACCTCGTGTTCTCCGACACCGTGAACCGCATGATGCCCAAGCATCACCGCGATCTCGGCCTCAAGGTCTCGACTTCGAACCTGTGCTCGGAAATCACTCTGCCCACTGGCCGCGACCACCTCGGTAACGACCGTACGGCGGTGTGCTGCCTTTCCTCGCTCAACATCGAGACCTGGGAAGAGTGGAAGGGTGACAAGCGCTTCATCGAGGACGTGCTGCGCTTCCTCGACAACGTCCTGCAGGACTACATCGACCGCGCGCCGGACGAAATGGCCCGCGCCCGCTACTCGGCGGAGCGTGAGCGTTCGGTCGGCATGGGCGTGATGGGCTTCCACTCGTACCTGCAGAAGAAGGGCATCGGCTTCGAAAGCGCGATGGCCAAGGCGCTGAACCTGCAGATGTTCCAGCACATCAACGCCAAGGCCAACGAAGCCTCGATGATGCTCGCCAAGGAGCGCGGACCGTGCCTCGACGCCGCCGACCAGGGCGTGATGGAGCGTTTCAGCTGCAAGATGGCGATCGCGCCGACCGCGTCGATCTCGATCATCTGCGGCGGCACCTCGGCCTGCATCGAGCCGATCCCGGCGAACATCTACACCCACAAGACGCTTTCGGGCAGCTTCGTGGTGAAGAACCCCTACCTGCAGAAGCTGCTGGCCTCGAAGTCCAAGGATTCCAACAACGTGTGGAATTCGATCCTCGAGCAGAACGGCTCGGTCCAGCACCTCGACTTCCTCTCGGCTGACGAGAAGGCGGTCTACAAGACCAGCTTCGAGATCGACCAGCGCTGGCTGCTCGAATTCGCGGCTGACCGTACGCCTTACATCGACCAGGCGCAGTCGCTGAACCTGTTCATCCCGGCCGACGTCGACAAGTGGGACCTGATGATGCTCCACTTCCAGGCATGGGAAAAGGGCATCAAGTCGCTTTACTACCTGCGCTCGAAGTCGGTGCAGCGCGCCGGTTTCGCGGGCGGCGTAGAAGCCGACAACACCAGCGAACTGCCCAAGTTCGAACTGGCTGCCAGCGGCGGCTCGACCGACTACGACGAGTGCCTGGCCTGCCAGTGA
- a CDS encoding DUF3089 domain-containing protein, with the protein MARKFLYVIAGLTVAVLALMLALWFWSEDLTEMAFVPNVSFAEQQALPPESWNNPAMWVARPGLKDDPSSWLPPGIEAPKTKLPVAVFFVHPTSYIARDAWNAALDDTVSRDRANLFVQGMASPFNEGEVWAPRYRQAAVGTFLTAKPEAAQAIDLAYADVLASFEIFTRNLRPDQPIALAGHSQGAFLLRRLMRDRIAGTPLAQRLVGAWVIGWPVSLEHDLPKMGVPACERADEPGCIVSWLSVADPADTAMLLKAYARRTGLDAKSVAGSAFLCTNPLTGVPGSAAGAEANLGTLVPDFKARSGTMAAQVVPATCSPDHFLHIGPPPKLDLGAYVLPGNNYHLYDVTLFWANLRADFERRTQAWLAKQQK; encoded by the coding sequence ATGGCGCGCAAGTTCCTCTACGTCATCGCGGGACTGACGGTAGCGGTGCTGGCGCTGATGCTGGCCCTTTGGTTCTGGTCCGAGGACCTGACCGAGATGGCCTTCGTGCCCAACGTTTCCTTTGCGGAACAGCAGGCGCTGCCGCCCGAATCGTGGAACAACCCGGCGATGTGGGTCGCGCGGCCGGGCCTGAAGGACGATCCCTCCTCGTGGCTCCCTCCCGGCATCGAGGCCCCCAAGACAAAACTCCCGGTCGCGGTCTTCTTCGTCCACCCCACCAGCTACATCGCGCGTGACGCCTGGAACGCCGCGCTGGACGACACAGTCAGCCGCGACCGCGCGAACCTCTTCGTGCAGGGCATGGCCAGCCCGTTCAACGAGGGCGAAGTCTGGGCGCCGCGCTACCGGCAGGCCGCCGTCGGGACCTTCCTGACCGCAAAGCCCGAAGCCGCGCAGGCGATCGACCTTGCCTACGCCGACGTGCTCGCCTCGTTCGAGATATTCACGCGCAACCTGAGGCCGGACCAGCCGATCGCGCTGGCGGGCCATAGCCAGGGCGCGTTCCTGCTGCGCCGCCTGATGCGCGACCGCATCGCCGGGACGCCGCTGGCGCAGCGCCTCGTCGGGGCATGGGTGATCGGCTGGCCGGTCTCGCTGGAGCATGACCTGCCGAAGATGGGCGTCCCCGCCTGCGAGCGCGCGGACGAGCCCGGCTGCATCGTCAGTTGGCTTTCGGTCGCCGACCCGGCGGATACCGCGATGCTGCTCAAGGCCTATGCACGGCGCACCGGGCTCGACGCGAAGTCGGTGGCGGGCAGCGCGTTCCTGTGCACCAATCCGCTGACCGGCGTGCCCGGCAGCGCCGCAGGGGCCGAGGCGAACCTCGGCACCCTCGTGCCCGACTTCAAGGCCCGTAGCGGAACCATGGCCGCGCAGGTCGTTCCCGCGACTTGCAGCCCCGACCACTTCCTCCACATCGGCCCGCCGCCCAAGCTCGACCTCGGGGCCTACGTGCTGCCGGGCAACAACTATCACCTCTATGACGTGACCCTGTTCTGGGCGAACCTCAGGGCCGATTTCGAAAGGCGCACCCAAGCGTGGCTGGCGAAGCAGCAAAAGTGA